The segment CATTTCAACCACCCCGTGGGTCTGGCGGACCAGCGAAATGGCTTGCTGTTGCTGTTGCATCTGGATCACCACCTGCATCCCGGTTTGTTGAGGGGTGCGCTGCACTTCAACGCGCACCAGCAAAGCCTGACCAGCAAAAACCTGAGTGCCAGGCTGGCACTGCACCTCGACCCCTTGCAACTTTCTGAATGCCTCAACCCAGGCACCCAGCCAGATGGACAGCAGCAAGAAGCACAAAAAGTAACCCAGACTGAGTTGGTAATTGATGCATCCAATCAAAGAGAGCATCCCAAAAGCCAGATACACCCATCCAAACCGGGTGGGCCTGGGACGACCAACCTTCATGGAATGGGAGTGTTTCTGAGCAAAGCCAGCACAGACTCCCGATGTGGCTGACCTGTGGCACGTAAAATCAAACGGTGGACCGCCAACGCTGGAAACACAGCCTGCACGTCCTCAGGACGCACACTGGAACGTCCTGAAAGCCAGGCCCAGGCTCTGGACACCGCCATGAGACCCAGAGCGGCCCGTGGACTCAGGCCCGCCTGAAATTCTGAATGTTCCCTGGTCGCTTTGAGCAAGGCTTGCACATAATCCACCAAGGCACCCGACACATGGACTGCAGAGGCCCTTCGCTGGGCCTCTTGCAAGGTGTCTGGACGCAAAACAGGCGCCAGAGAGCCAATCATCTCCCGACGGTCTTCTCCAAGCAGCAGTTCCCGTTCTGCTCTGGGATCAGGATACCCGAGGGTGATGGTGAGCAAAAACCGGTCCAATTGCGACTCAGGCAGGGGGAAAGTCCCAATTTGCTCAACAGGATTCTGCGTGGCGATCACAAAAAACGGCTCTGGCAAGGAATGGGTCTGTCCATCCATGCTGACCTGTCTTTCTTCCATGGCCTCCAGAAGGGCACTCTGGGTTTTGGGGGTGGCCCGGTTGATTTCGTCTGCCAGCAAAATCTGGGTGAAGATTGGTCCCCGATGAAAACGAAAGTGGCCTTCGTTGCGTTCGTACACTGTGGCTCCAACCACATCCGAGGGAAGCAGGTCACTGGTGAACTGAACCCGCACAAAGTCCAGACCCAGTGTGGCCGCCAGAGCGTGCGCCAGCGTTGTTTTGCCCACACCGGGCACATCTTCAATCATCAGGTGACCACGGGCCAGCAAACAAGCCATGGCCAGTTTGAGTTGCAACTCTTTGCCCAGGATCACACTCTGCAATTGTTCCAGTGCTTTTTCAGCGAGGGTGTTGCTTTCAGTCAGGGTCACATTAGCCTCTCTGT is part of the Deinococcus misasensis DSM 22328 genome and harbors:
- a CDS encoding AAA family ATPase, with translation MTLTESNTLAEKALEQLQSVILGKELQLKLAMACLLARGHLMIEDVPGVGKTTLAHALAATLGLDFVRVQFTSDLLPSDVVGATVYERNEGHFRFHRGPIFTQILLADEINRATPKTQSALLEAMEERQVSMDGQTHSLPEPFFVIATQNPVEQIGTFPLPESQLDRFLLTITLGYPDPRAERELLLGEDRREMIGSLAPVLRPDTLQEAQRRASAVHVSGALVDYVQALLKATREHSEFQAGLSPRAALGLMAVSRAWAWLSGRSSVRPEDVQAVFPALAVHRLILRATGQPHRESVLALLRNTPIP